A genomic segment from Acipenser ruthenus chromosome 5, fAciRut3.2 maternal haplotype, whole genome shotgun sequence encodes:
- the LOC117402596 gene encoding T-cell activation Rho GTPase-activating protein-like — MKVLSSSIASKTLSGGNMDSFIESALDGDAKTYHLSTPCDSEDGTCHLIEGNKKSKKVLSWHFLMKRSSTQSESTTRSDPEMKTQLFGQPLSMVCDEDEKLPKPIMDILTLLLKKGTSTEGIFRKAANAKMCKEIKEQLNAGTAVDMDTRPIILLAAVFKDFLRHIPDSLLLTELYLPWMASMELDNINERYHNLKLVVEKLPRPNILLLQHFLCVLHHISKNSEINKMDVKNLAVCIAPNMLLPDSTLSLEVQKEMTEKITTLTQFLIENCCEIFGDNITSLLGEPYEEELIDSSDTSSSHQHDSAYDSTDPDVDGDSQSLGTKQQKDTGCSLELTENGQMSSTYEKNSPSDIFEIFTKRINRRCSEPNILAHNPSVGIKCQKLTRSQGDFSEDLSFEDQQLKTQNSDDCFVTQCFRDNKPANLKLSNNLQKEMPTAPSSNASSTCSLESTFSNVSDNSVFTSSPLASPSSPKRSFFARHQSFSARATDDSWKHDKELKKHSLSFSIRNDKKPLFKTKSWGTTSFNRSSLKKDSQKESQFSCDTLQEDSQNEAAEPQPRAHTTSISTEEVFQQVDSKKPGQPPSYEQAIWSQTPPAPSEYRSMTVQDARNRLSTDRKTRSYSVTENLLNPITNSTFGYKERDNINDSDTLSEKSTVFRHRAMSESISRTRHDWVQHRCSQPFFEDISYAKESYV; from the exons ATGAAGGTGTTAAGTAGCAGCATTGCA tCTAAAACACTATCAGGAGGTAATATGGATTCCTTCATCGAGTCTGCTTTGGat GGTGATGCCAAAACTTACCACTTGTCAACACCATGTGACAGTGAAGATGGAACATGTCATCTGATTG AAGGCAACAAGAAGAGTAAGAAAGTGTTGTCTTGGCATTTTCTCATGAAGAGGAGTTCCACACAGTCTGAATCCACCACTCGTTCAGACCCAGAAATGAAGACCCAGTTATTCGGACAGCCTTTGTCCATGGTCTGTGATGAAGACGAGAAACTTCCAAAGCCCATCATG GATATTCTTACACTCTTGTTGAAGAAAGGGACCTCCACTGAAGGGATTTTCAGAAAAGCTGCAAACGCAAAGATGTGCAAGGAGATCAAGGAACAGCTAAATGCTGGAACAGCGGTCGACATGGACACAAGACCCATTATTCTTCTAGCTGCTGTCTTCAAG GATTTCCTGAGGCACATTCCAGACAGCCTGCTGTTGACTGAACTTTATCTTCCCTGGATGGCATCAATGGAGTTGGACAATATTAATGAGAGATACCACAACCTAAAACT GGTGGTAGAGAAGCTCCCGAGGCCTAACATTCTCCTACTGCAACACTTCCTTTGTGTGCTTCACCACATCAGCAAGAACTCCGAGATTAACAAGATGGATGTCAAAAACCTTGCTGTTTGCATTGCACCAAACATGCTTTTGCCTGACAGCACACTATCTCTTGAAGTGCAAAAAGAGATGACTGAAAAG attacaACTTTGACACAGTTTCTAATTGAGAACTGTTGTGAAATATTTGGAGATAACATCACATCTTTGCTTGGTGAGCCATATGAAGAGGAACTGATTGATAGCTCAG ATACATCATCATCCCACCAACATGACTCTGCATACGACAGCACAGACCCAGATGTTGATGGAGACTCTCAGAGCCTAGGCACAAAGCAACAAAAAGACACTGGCTGCAGTCTGGAACTAACTGAAAATGGACAAATGTCTTCAACTTATGAAAAGAACTCTCCTTCTGACATTTTTGAAATATTCACAAAAAGGATAAATAGGAGGTGCTCAGAGCCTAACATTTTGGCTCATAACCCTTCAGTTGGTATAAAATGTCAAAAGCTGACTCGGAGCCAAGGTGACTTCTCAGAGGACCTAAGCTTTGAAGACCAGCAACTTAAAACGCAAAACTCGGACGATTGTTTTGTGACACAGTGTTTCAGGGACAACAAGCCTGCAAATCTGAAGCTGAGCAACAATTTGCAAAAGGAAATGCCAACAGCTCCTTCCTCTAACGCTTCTTCAACCTGCTCCCTGGAAAGCACTTTTTCCAATGTTTCTGACAACTCTGTCTTTACCAGCTCTCCTCTGGCCTCCCCATCTAGCCCCAAAAGGTCTTTCTTTGCCAGGCATCAGTCTTTCTCTGCCAGAGCTACTGATGACAGTTGGAAACATGACAAAGAACTGAAGAAACACTCTCTGTCCTTTTCTATAAGGAATGACAAGAAGCCCTTATTCAAAACAAAAAGCTGGGGAACAACTAGCTTCAACAGGAGCAGCCTAAAGAAAGACtctcagaaagaaagccagttcTCATGTGACACTCTTCAGGAAGACTCTCAAAATGAAGCAGCAGAACCACAGCCCAGAGCTCATACAACATCAATTTCAACTGAGGAGGTTTTTCAGCAAGTAGACAGTAAAAAACCGGGCCAGCCCCCATCTTATGAACAAGCTATTTGGAGCCAAACTCCTCCTGCTCCCTCTGAATATAGGTCCATGACAGTGCAAGATGCTAGAAACAGACTGTCAACAGATAGAAAGACCAGATCATATTCAGTAACAGAGAACCTCTTGAATCCCATAACTAATAGTACATTTGGCTACAAGGAGAGAGACAATATTAATGACAGCGATACGTTAAGTGAAAAATCAACAGTATTCCGTCACAGAGCCATGTCTGAATCCATATCAAGAACTAGGCATGATTGGGTGCAACATAGGTGTAGCCAACCCTTTTTTGAGGATATTTCATATGCTAAGGAATCCTATGTGTAA